Genomic segment of Candidatus Eisenbacteria bacterium:
CGGATCCGACGGTCGTGCCGGCGAGAGGGCTGGCGCAGTGGCGGCAAGCCCCAGATGCCGGAGGATTTTCCCCACCACTTTCGGATCGGTGAGGAAGGTGAGGACTACCATGCGAACCGTCTCTGCGGATGTGGAACAGCGCGGGCAGGCCAGCGCGTCGACATGCAGGACCCGCTTCTCATACTGCACCTCCCATCACCGGTGTGACGTCCCCTCCCCTTCGGTGGCGCTTCCGCCACTTTGCTGGAAGGCTTTCTTCGTTTGGGATCTCGAACATCCACTCTCCTTTCTCGTTGCACAGACGCCCCTGCACCAGGCCGTGGTGCTCCCGGTCTCTAACGGTGTCTCGGCAGATACCAAAGCGCCGGCAGAGTTGTCCCATGGGTACCATGCCTCGATCGATGAGCCGCTGCTTGAAGGACTTCAGCCCGTATCGCGTGCGGATCCACGCGATGTTGATCCCAGCAAACGGGTTCTCCGCCCCGGTCACCAAACCCTGCCCTCTCAGGACCTCCGCCACCTCCGCGTCCGTATGCTCGGATAGAAGCTCATCGATCAGCCGCACGACCTTCGGATTGGTCGACCGCTTCTGCCAGGCCTTCAGGGGAACAGGAATCTCCAAGGTGCGATTCGCTCCTCCCCGGAATCGAACCTGAACAAAAATCGTCTCTTCGCGGCGCAACGTCACGTCCTCGATGAGCAGAGCCAGCATCCGTTTGCGCTCCTTGGCCGGGGTCCGCGTATCCCGCCACAGGGCCGGGAACTCCCCGGCCAGGTTCGAGATCCTCTTCCTCGCTTCCTCGGTCAGAACCGACTCATCGGCCGCCCGCTGCTCTTCACAATCCCGCTGGGCCTGCTCCACCGCCCGCAGCTTCTCGTTCCACTCTGCTTCCAGACTATCCGCCACCAACCGATTCTCCGGATCCACCTTCATGTATCGCCGGCGCGTCAGATCAGCTTCGTATTGAGCCCGTTCCACCGCGCGCCGCCGGTATCGGTCAGCTTCCTCCAACCGCGCCCGCACCTCCTCCTGCACCGCTACGGCTACAGCCAGTGCCGATGGCTGGAAAACCTGAATGATCAACTCGCCCACCGCGGCGTCGATGACCGCACCTTCGATAACCTGGCACGGTGATTCTGACATCGTGGGCCCTCGGTTGACGCAGAAGTATTGGGGCTTGAGCCCGGAAGGAAGATGATGATAACGAACCGACAT
This window contains:
- a CDS encoding recombinase zinc beta ribbon domain-containing protein, which translates into the protein MRRAVHLLHNPRMSGAYVYGRFQHRRGPEGRARRTRLGREQWICLIRDAHPGYITWEQFEEIERKLAESARAYGADHRHGPPREGPALLQGLAVCGRCGGRMSVRYHHLPSGLKPQYFCVNRGPTMSESPCQVIEGAVIDAAVGELIIQVFQPSALAVAVAVQEEVRARLEEADRYRRRAVERAQYEADLTRRRYMKVDPENRLVADSLEAEWNEKLRAVEQAQRDCEEQRAADESVLTEEARKRISNLAGEFPALWRDTRTPAKERKRMLALLIEDVTLRREETIFVQVRFRGGANRTLEIPVPLKAWQKRSTNPKVVRLIDELLSEHTDAEVAEVLRGQGLVTGAENPFAGINIAWIRTRYGLKSFKQRLIDRGMVPMGQLCRRFGICRDTVRDREHHGLVQGRLCNEKGEWMFEIPNEESLPAKWRKRHRRGGDVTPVMGGAV